Proteins from one Podospora pseudocomata strain CBS 415.72m chromosome 4, whole genome shotgun sequence genomic window:
- a CDS encoding hypothetical protein (COG:H; EggNog:ENOG503NYQI): MHYPQLQLEGYTPGGGPRMRLLLVQTAHGLTPSSGGYKANVCYAFPEELDKYARRAKAKGVYPGVIGLEPVIVTDGKNQEHKLHINEFTDEWGILNTTIARHEFKAAYPAGEF; the protein is encoded by the exons ATGCATTACCCTCAGCTTCAACTTGAAGGATATACCCCCGGGGGCGGTCCGAGAATGCGCTTGCTGCTTGTCCAGACGGCCCATGGCCTGACTCCTTCTTCGGGCGGCTACAAGGCGAAT GTCTGCTATGCCTTCCCCGAGGAGCTCGATAAATATGCTAGGAgagccaaggccaagggagTCTATCCTGGCGTGATAGGCTTGGAACCTGTCATTGTCACCGATGGCAAGAACCAGGAGCACAAGCTCCATATCAACGAGTTTACCGACGAATGGGGGAtactcaacaccaccattgcGCGTCATGAGTTCAAAGCTGCCTATCCAGCCGGCGAGTTCTAG
- a CDS encoding hypothetical protein (EggNog:ENOG503Q4W8; COG:M), with protein sequence MSEYWKSTPKYWCKHCSVYVRDTKLERANHESTGKHQGAIKRSLRDLHRSAEQEQREKDRAKREVERLNGVVSASGSGIGGAGAKKHGGSTSSAPPPPAPTGQLSQAERQRQLEQLAELGVNIPTELRKDMAMVGEWSVTSTRVVDDGDSGNKTADDTKDEGRAVGVKRERERTEEEKEQEEALNGLFKKRKRWGVGSKSMPEEEDKELEELLSGTIVKTKKEKDAEVEGEVKGEEGAPEAPVVKKEESQDGPALEAIQDVQDEAPPAMVKQEFGNEEPAVAAVVFKKRKPRNIRQNVTASVQKATAPLQVHDLRHGTFSSSFFETATMRVFREGRPNPMLAEYLELRKQEYTTLYDRWCNGAQPYDLPPPHWPPAKSMLNRLPHELHLLIFCYLYQADLFHLALTCRYLADLAIPALYSRDVAEFDCLSLRWACTFSFLETLDRALSHGASVNHRFDHGTAVDCTWVIRDPDFHECMFNTPLKLAICIDDALLVRSLCQRGADVNSPDSYSVNCYAYRLKASYPLHRTMDDTPSLQRGNPRIVQALLEAGADPNLYTGWSWRLYGRYPYNPRHELPLGLAMQSSVPAETVQLLLQHGADPLLKGQYGTCQRIFHLNSRPDVSAPVITTNITRDAYPSGLHGELTPLMAYLASSGGDTWSSDEEKVRLLLQYGAGRDAQRIVAMLASDQKCPWYNMDRTPEVFRIFALSLSQPPGLDMVSFAQRETSPFLAVTQLTDRWITHCSTVYGLGHTAADFLQITSGLLRRMGEACETDGETLFGRPSAAVDTRDLSNNYNSTWWTSDLTALRWVCLPFGFLGSSTLVTSLLAMGADMDRRDSEGMTPLHFASMFASGDRVRPLVEFLGGPEVSGLAIDARDVVGWTPLHFACFFGLSTQLDEQVRAARLLLDNGADIHAQTIGGWAPIALAVKNANLGLVRLLLERGARRRDMFGPPGYESLRAKMFFCRCLGLSSSGSSHWRASRLNPRRGSSLTRRVNELRRFAAAADGGDEEYCTPQVPLLLTLPRHAPSNSAYIANLRAANIFYEHETLSLLNPFSRNSPALNGWAELIRTNVDEYADQVLRNLARNNTTSAIRAQFFSRDGMYYDRAPKLAVQCVGRCYIRDGDDDED encoded by the exons ATGTCGGAATACTGGAAATCAACCCCCAAGTACTGGTGCAAACACTGCTCCGTCTACGTCCGCGACACCAAGCTCGAGCGCGCCAACCACGAGTCTACGGGCAAACACCAGGGCGCCATCAAGCGCTCCCTTCGCGACCTCCACAGATCCGCCGAGCAAGAACAACGAGAGAAGGACAGGGccaagagggaggtggaaagGCTGAATGGAGTTGTTTCCGCGTCAGGGAGTGGGATTGGAGGCGCCGGGGCGAAGAAACATGGCGGCAGCACTAGCAGcgcgccaccaccaccagcgccaacaGGGCAGCTATCACAGGCTGAACGACAGAGACAACTGGAGCAGCTGGCCGAGTTGGGGGTGAATATCCCGACCGAACTGAGGAAGGATATGGCTatggtgggggagtggaGCGTCACTTCTACGAGGGTCGTTGACGATGGAGATTCTGGCAATAAGACTGCTGATGATACCAAAGATGAGGGCAGAGCGGTGGGAGTCAAGAGGGAAAGAGAAAGgacagaagaagaaaaggaacaAGAGGAGGCTCTGAATGGGCTGTTCAAGAAACGGAagaggtggggggttggatcGAAAAGCAtgccagaagaagaggataaagagttggaggagctgctgaGTGGGACGATTGTCAAGaccaagaaagagaaggacgccgaggttgagggcgaagtcaagggggaggagggtgcgcCCGAGGCTCCAGTCGTtaagaaggaggaaagcCAGGACGGGCCTGCTCTGGAAGCCATCCAAGATGTCCAAGATGAGGCGCCTCCAGCCATGGTCAAACAGGAGTTCGGCAACGAAGAGCCGGCTGTTGCAGCGGTTGTTTTCAAAAAGCGCAAGCCTAGAAACATACGGCAAAA CGTGACAGCTTCGGTTCAAAAGGCAACGGCCCCTCTACAGGTACACGACCTTAGACATggcaccttctcctcctcctttttcgAGACTGCGACGATGAGGGTCTTCCGCGAGGGCCGTCCCAACCCGATGCTTGCCGAGTATCTCGAGCTTAGAAAGCAGGAATACACAACATTGTACGATCGATGGTGCAACGGTGCCCAACCTTACGACTTGCCTCCCCCGCATTGGCCTCCGGCAAAGTCCATGctcaaccgcctcccccacgAACTGCACCTCCTCATATTCTGCTATCTGTACCAGGCcgacctcttccacctcgccctcacTTGCCGCTACTTGGCCGACCTTGCCATTCCCGCCTTGTACTCCCGTGACGTTGCCGAGTTCGactgcctctccctccgaTGGGCCTGCACCTTCAGCTTCCTAGAAACCCTCGACCGGGCCCTTTCCCATGGCGCGTCGGTCAACCACCGATTTGACCACGGCACCGCGGTAGACTGTACCTGGGTCATCCGCGATCCCGATTTTCACGAATGCATGTTCAACACCCCACTAAAGCTCGCCATATGCATAGACGACGCCTTGCTGGTGCGATCACTTTGCCAGAGAGGCGCCGACGTCAACTCTCCTGACAGCTATTCGGTCAACTGCTACGCCTACCGACTGAAAGCTTCATATCCTCTCCACCGCACCATGGATGACACACCTAGCCTCCAGCGCGGAAACCCGCGTATTGTTCAGGCCCTTTTGGAGGCCGGCGCCGACCCCAATCTGTACACTGGCTGGTCCTGGCGCTTGTATGGCCGGTACCCGTACAACCCACGGCACGAGCTACCTTTGGGACTTGCAATGCAGTCGTCCGTACCGGCAGAAACagtccaactcctcctgcAACACGGGGCTGATCCGCTGCTCAAAGGACAGTACGGTACGTGCCAGAGGATTTTCCACTTGAACTCGCGCCCTGATGTATCCGCCCCGGTGATCACGACCAACATAACAAGGGATGCATATCCGAGCGGGCTGCATGGTGAACTTACTCCCCTGATGGCATATCTAGCGTCCAGTGGCGGGGACACTTGGTCTTCTGACGAAGAAAAGGtgcggttgctgttgcaGTATGGGGCTGGTCGTGATGCTCAACGTATAGTTGCTATGCTCGCGAGCGATCAAAAGTGCCCATGGTATAACATGGACAGAACCCCCGAGGTCTTCCGGATATTCGCCCTAAGCTTGTCCCAGCCGCCTGGCTTAGATATGGTGAGTTTCGCCCAACGCGAGACTTCTCCTTTTCTGGCTGTTACTCAGTTGACCGACCGCTGGATAACACACTGCTCCACTGTCTACGGGCTTGGTCACACGGCTGCAGACTTCCTTCAAATCACCTCTGGCCTGCTAAGACGCATGGGCGAAGCATGCGAGACGGACGGCGAGACTCTGTTCGGCAGAccctccgccgccgttgaCACCCGAGACTTATCCAACAACTACAATTCGACCTGGTGGACCAGTGATTTGACCGCGCTCCGCTGGGTCTGTCTGCCGTTTGGCTTCCTTGGTTCTTCCACCCTCGTCACTTCTCTGCTTGCAATGGGAGCAGACATGGACAGAAGAGACTCGGAAGGCATGACACCACTTCACTTCGCGTCCATGTTTGCCTCGGGGGACAGAGTCCGTCCTTTGGTGGAGTTTCTCGGCGGTCCAGAGGTTTCTGGCCTGGCAATCGACGCCCGTGACGTGGTAGGTTGGACCCCGCTTCACTTTGCCTGTTTCTTTGGTCTGTCCACCCAGCTCGACGAGCAAGTCAGGGCAGcacgccttcttctcgacaACGGTGCGGATATCCACGCCCAGACCATCGGTGGCTGGGCACCTATTGCACTAGCTGTCAAGAATGCAAATCTCGGGCTGGTAAGGCTTCTGCTAGAACGAGGCGCTCGCCGGAGGGACATGTTTGGACCTCCTGGATACGAATCTCTACGGGCCAAGATGTTCTTTTGCAGATGTCTCGGGCTTTCTTCGTCCGGCAGTTCACATTGGCGCGCTTCCCGCCTGAATCCGCGACGGGGTAGCAGCCTGACGAGACGAGTCAACGAGTTGAGGCgctttgctgctgcggccgatggtggtgatgaagagtATTGTACGCCCCAGGTTCCACTGCTTTTGACCCTGCCACGACATGCACCATCGAACAGCGCGTACATTGCCAACCTTAGGGCTGCCAATATATTCTATGAACATGAGACGCTCTCGTTGCTCAACCCCTTTAGTAGGAACTCGCCAGCTTTGAATGGTTGGGCGGAACTCATCAGGACCAACGTCGATGAATATGCGGATCAGGTGCTGCGCAACCTTGCACGCAACAACACGACGAGTGCGATAAGGGCGCAGTTTTTCTCCAGGGACGGCATGTACTATGATCGAGCACCGAAGCTGGCTGTCCAGTGTGTAGGTAGGTGCTACATtcgggatggtgatgacgatgaggattga
- a CDS encoding hypothetical protein (EggNog:ENOG503PGMM) produces the protein MSYTASAKQIGDKVNMSYAGNSKVGFPNIYEDSNQKNIKKSEIDEMTRHSGENVKGFMPKDQPGEVNRLYEEKFKRERADALKNDPTLAATLNNNKPSKGAIIDKEIEEEERAMLEKKKGKGMTGESHY, from the exons ATGTCCTATACAGCATCAGCCAAGCAAATCGGCGACAAAGTAAACATGTCCTACGCCGGAAACTCCAAGGTTGGGTTCCCTAACATCTATGAGGACTCCAACCAGAAGAACATCAAGAAATCCGAGATTGACGAGATGACGAGGCACTCGGGGGAGAATGTCAAGGGTTTCATGCCAA AGGATCAACCTGGCGAGGTGAACAGGTTGTACGAGGAGAAG TTCAAGAGAGAGCGGGCCGACGCTCTAAAGAATGACCCAACCCTAGCG GCgaccctcaacaacaacaagccttCGAAAGGTGCGATAATTgacaaggagattgaggaagaagagcggGCGAtgcttgagaagaagaagggcaagggcatGACAGGGGAGAGCCACTACTAG